A genomic stretch from Photobacterium atrarenae includes:
- the lptG gene encoding LPS export ABC transporter permease LptG, which yields MFKILDWYIGRTIIATTTLTLSTLVGLSAIIKYVEQLRKVGDGSYDLWKALIYVLLSVPRDIEMFFPMAVLLGALIGLGTLASSSELVVMQAAGFSKLDIGLSVLKTAVPLMLIVTLLGQWGAPEAQKAARELRALWTSGGNMLSVQRGVWAKDGNDFIYIGRVHEQSQLDAVNVWQFDEQDQLAQTVFARSASYDEQQGWLLEDVTVTDIDKVQQSNREYPTLAWQTTLTPDKLAVVTVKPEELALSGVYNYVSYLKESQQDASRYELAFWRKALQPVSIAVMMLLALSFVFGPLRSVTMGARVLSGVIFGFAFYISNEVFGPLSIVYRLHPVIGALGPSLVFLFITLYLLRRKL from the coding sequence ATGTTTAAGATTCTGGACTGGTACATTGGCCGGACGATCATTGCGACCACTACCCTGACACTGTCGACCCTGGTGGGCTTGTCGGCCATCATCAAATATGTTGAGCAACTGCGGAAGGTCGGTGACGGCTCGTATGATCTGTGGAAGGCGCTGATTTATGTGCTGCTGAGTGTGCCGCGTGATATTGAGATGTTTTTCCCGATGGCGGTGTTGCTGGGGGCACTGATTGGTTTAGGGACCCTGGCCTCAAGCTCGGAGCTGGTGGTGATGCAGGCGGCCGGCTTCTCCAAGCTGGATATCGGGTTGTCGGTGCTGAAGACCGCGGTCCCCTTGATGCTGATTGTTACCCTGCTCGGTCAGTGGGGCGCACCGGAAGCACAGAAGGCGGCGCGTGAGCTGCGGGCGCTGTGGACGTCCGGTGGGAATATGTTGTCGGTGCAACGCGGGGTGTGGGCCAAAGACGGCAATGACTTTATCTATATCGGCCGGGTCCATGAGCAGAGTCAATTAGATGCGGTCAATGTCTGGCAGTTCGACGAGCAGGATCAACTGGCGCAGACCGTCTTTGCCCGCAGTGCGTCTTATGATGAGCAGCAGGGCTGGTTACTGGAAGATGTAACGGTCACCGATATTGATAAGGTGCAACAGTCGAACCGCGAATACCCCACGCTGGCCTGGCAGACCACGCTGACGCCGGACAAGCTGGCGGTGGTAACGGTGAAACCGGAAGAGCTGGCCTTATCCGGGGTGTATAACTATGTGTCGTATCTGAAGGAGTCACAGCAGGATGCCTCACGCTATGAGCTGGCGTTCTGGCGCAAAGCGCTGCAACCGGTGTCGATTGCAGTGATGATGCTACTGGCGCTGTCGTTTGTGTTCGGGCCGTTGCGCTCGGTGACTATGGGGGCCCGGGTCCTGTCAGGGGTGATCTTCGGTTTTGCGTTTTATATATCCAACGAAGTATTCGGGCCGCTGAGCATCGTCTATCGCCTGCATCCGGTGATCGGGGCATTGGGGCCGAGCCTGGTCTTTTTGTTTATCACGCTGTATTTGCTGCGGCGTAAGTTATAA
- the lptF gene encoding LPS export ABC transporter permease LptF, translated as MIIVRYLTRETLKSQFAVLLVLFLVFISQKFIRVLASATEGSIPSELILTLMGLYMPSMALLMLPLSLYIGILLTFGRLYAESEITVMNATGIGNKFLIRAALWLAIITGSAAGFNALWLAPWSVEQETRVMEQVEADSGLDLLVKGQFQAAPDGKGVVFVDDITDSGTKLHNVFVAQLTARDAMRPSVLVSDRGYVSELADGRQVLDLQDGTRYEGIPTRLDYAITEFDGYQALIGQRAVREKSRDWDALPTLALMQRPELAAKAEFQWRVSLVLCIPLLTMVVVPLSAVNPRQGRFAKLVPAVLLYLAYFLAISAAKSAVEDGGLPPEIGLWGINLALLMIAVALNTWDTLPMRQLREKLRRRG; from the coding sequence GTGATTATTGTTCGGTATTTGACACGTGAGACATTAAAGAGCCAATTTGCGGTTCTTTTGGTGCTCTTTCTTGTCTTTATCAGCCAAAAATTTATTCGAGTGCTGGCGTCGGCGACCGAAGGGTCGATCCCCAGTGAACTGATCCTGACCCTGATGGGATTGTACATGCCGTCGATGGCCCTGCTGATGCTGCCGCTCAGTTTGTACATCGGGATTTTGCTCACCTTTGGCCGGCTGTATGCCGAGAGTGAAATCACGGTGATGAATGCCACCGGGATCGGCAATAAGTTTCTGATCCGTGCGGCGCTGTGGCTGGCAATCATTACCGGCTCTGCTGCCGGCTTTAATGCCCTGTGGCTGGCGCCGTGGAGTGTGGAGCAGGAAACCCGGGTGATGGAGCAAGTGGAAGCCGACTCCGGCCTGGATTTGCTGGTCAAGGGCCAGTTCCAGGCGGCGCCGGACGGCAAAGGGGTCGTGTTTGTCGATGACATCACCGACAGCGGCACCAAGCTGCACAATGTGTTCGTCGCCCAGCTGACGGCCCGCGATGCGATGCGCCCGAGTGTGCTGGTGTCTGACCGGGGCTATGTCAGCGAGCTGGCCGATGGCCGCCAGGTGCTGGATTTGCAGGACGGCACCCGTTACGAAGGGATCCCGACCCGGCTTGATTACGCGATTACGGAGTTTGACGGCTACCAGGCATTGATTGGCCAGCGGGCGGTGCGTGAAAAGAGCCGTGACTGGGATGCCCTGCCGACGCTGGCGCTGATGCAGCGTCCGGAGCTGGCGGCCAAGGCCGAGTTCCAGTGGCGGGTCTCGCTGGTGCTGTGTATTCCGCTGTTGACTATGGTGGTGGTGCCGCTCTCGGCGGTCAATCCGCGCCAGGGCCGTTTTGCCAAGCTGGTGCCGGCGGTGTTGCTTTACCTGGCCTACTTCCTGGCGATCAGTGCGGCGAAATCCGCCGTTGAAGATGGCGGCCTGCCGCCGGAGATCGGGCTGTGGGGGATCAACCTGGCGCTCTTGATGATTGCGGTGGCCTTGAACACCTGGGATACGTTGCCGATGAGACAGCTGAGAGAAAAATTACGGAGACGCGGCTGA